The Vicia villosa cultivar HV-30 ecotype Madison, WI linkage group LG1, Vvil1.0, whole genome shotgun sequence genome includes a region encoding these proteins:
- the LOC131645052 gene encoding fatty acid amide hydrolase — MGKKRVLVPAKDVDLSLVQYVPETVQAPHLTGFGFRLLVRLIEAPLIGPILMNYLKKENKIDELLRNTVIPEEPMFKPEYPPQEKEHGVVELDEDGRPEDRVESALNCLPHYDPAELWESSSASFRYWKIRDYAYAYRSRKVTPSMVAERMISIIEENGIDKPPTPLLITFDAAEVRKQAAESTLRFEAGNPLSILDGIFIAIKDDIDCLPHSSKGGSTWLHEVRAVKKDAVSVSRLRSCGVIFIGKANMHEFGMGTTGNNPNYGTARNPHAPDRYTGGSSSGPAAIVASGLCSAALGTDGGGSVRIPSSLCGVVGLKINYGRSSMEGSLCDSGTVEVIGPIASSVEDAMLVYAAMLGSSSATRISMKPSTPCLPTLSFDDDTNALGSLRIGKYTPWFNNVHSTEVSDKCEDALNLLSKAHGCEVIEVVIPEIMEMRTAHVVSIGSECLCSLNPDCEEGKDAKLTYDTRTSLALFRSFTAADYVAAQCIRRRNMHYFMEIFKKVDVIVTPTTGMTAPIIPPSALKSGETDMQTTGYLMRFVVPANLLGFPAISVPVGYDKKGLPIGLQIIGRPWAEATVLRVAFAVEKLCGESKKRPVSFYDVLRAN; from the exons ATGGGGAAAAAACGTGTTCTGGTGCCGGCGAAGGACGTTGATTTGAGTTTGGTTCAATACGTACCTGAAACTGTTCAAG CTCCACATTTGACTGGCTTTGGGTTTAGATTGCTTGTGAGGCTAATTGAAGCTCCGTTGATAGGTCCTATCCTCATGAATTATTTGAAGAAGGAAAATAAAATTGATGAG TTATTGCGGAACACTGTGATACCCGAGGAACCCATGTTTAAACCTGAATATCCGCCTCAAG AAAAGGAACATGGTGTTGTTGAGCTTGACGAAGATGGGAGACCTGAAGACCGAGTTGAGTCTGCCTTGAACTGTCTTCCACATTATGATCCTGCTGAATTATGGGAAAGTTCATCCGCATCCTTTCGGTACTGGAAAATACGTGATTATGCTTATGCTTATAGGTCTAGAAAAGTAACCCCATCTATG GTTGCTGAGCGCATGATCTCAATTATAGAGGAGAATGGAATTGATAAACCTCCGACGCCACTATTGATAACTTTTGATGCTGCAGAAGTCCGCAAGCAGGCAGCAGAATCTACTCTGAGGTTTGAAGCAG GAAATCCATTATCAATATTGGATGGAATTTTCATAGCTATTAAAGATGATATAGACTGCCTTCCTCATTCGTCTAAGG GTGGATCTACATGGTTGCATGAGGTACGTGCTGTAAAGAAGGATGCTGTCTCTGTTTCAAGACTGCGTAGCTGTggtgtcatatttatagggaagGCAAATATGCACGAGTTTGGCATGGGTACGACAGGAAATAATCCTAATTACGG AACTGCAAGAAATCCTCATGCACCTGATAGGTACACTGGTGGATCTTCTTCAGGTCCAGCTGCAATTGTTGCTTCTGGACTATGTTCTGCTGCACTTGGAACTGATGGTGGAG GTTCGGTCCGTATTCCTTCTTCCCTATGTGGTGTGGTAGGATTGAAGATAAATTATGGGAGATCAAGCATGGAAGG GTCCTTATGTGATTCTGGGACAGTGGAAGTTATTGGACCCATTGCGTCTTCTGTAGAGGATGCGATGCTAGT GTATGCGGCAATGCTGGGCTCATCGTCTGCCACTAGAATCAGTATGAAGCCG TCAACACCTTGTTTGCCAACTCTGTCGTTCGATGATGATACAAATGCTTTGGGATCATTAAGAATAGGGAAGTACACCCCG TGGTTTAATAATGTCCATTCAACTGAAGTCTCTGATAAATGTGAGGATGCTCTTAATCTTCTGTCAAAAGCGCATGGTTGTGAA GTGATAGAAGTTGTTATCCCAGAGATTATGGAGATGCGAACTGCCCATGTTGTTTCCATTGGCTCTGAATGCCTATGTTCATTGAATCCTGATTGTGAAGAGGG GAAAGACGCAAAATTGACATATGATACTCGCACAAGTTTGGCACTTTTCCGGTCGTTTACAGCTGCAGATTATGTTGCAGCCCAATGTATTAG GAGAAGGAATATGCATTACTTCATGGAGATTTTCAAGAAAGTTGATGTCATAGTGACTCCAACAACTGG TATGACCGCGCCCATCATACCTCCAAGTGCCCTTAAAAGTGGTGAAACAGATATGCAGACAACAG GTTACCTTATGCGATTCGTTGTTCCAGCAAATCTTTTGGGATTCCCTGCCATTTCTGTCCCG GTGGGTTACGATAAAAAAGGACTGCCAATAGGTCTGCAAATAATTGGCCGACCATGGGCAGAAGCTACTGTTTTGCGTGTAGCATTTGCAGTCGAG AAACTCTGCGGTGAGTCAAAGAAACGGCCTGTGTCATTCTATGATGTTCTGAGGGCTAACTGA